In the Gymnogyps californianus isolate 813 chromosome 3, ASM1813914v2, whole genome shotgun sequence genome, one interval contains:
- the LOC127015114 gene encoding potassium channel subfamily K member 16-like, which produces MPLLTIHNRQISWTPLLVLGYLFYLLLGAMVFQLLEKQAETHFRDQFQLEKLKFLQNYTCLDRQALEQFVQVLMEAWEKGVNPEGNSTNPSNWDFSNSFFFAGTVVTTIGYGNLSPSTVAGQIFCVFYALFGVPLNLAFLNQLGKGLNAHLITLERWVQKPGRTQVVQTLAVAIFLTTGTLLFLVFPPLVFSYVEGWSYGEGFYFTFITLSTIGFGDYVVGTNPNKHYIPVYRSLTAIWIVFGLAWLALVFNVGADLMEKFLQLKWHKPDLSLAEGAATKLEDEPEQPRIHIPS; this is translated from the exons atgcCCCTCCTCACCATACACAACCGGCAGATCAGCTGGACTCCGCTGCTAGTACTGGGGTATCTCTTTTACCTCCTGCTGGGCGCTATGGTGttccagctgctggagaagcaggCAGAGACCCACTTTCGGGACCAGTTCCAGCTGGAGAAGCTCAAGTTCCTGCAGAACTACACCTGCTTGGACAGGCAAGCCCTGGAGCAGTTTGTACAG GTCCTCATGGAAGCATGGGAAAAAGGGGTCAACCCAGAAGGAAACTCTACGAATCCCAGTAACTGGGACTTCAGCAACTCCTTCTTTTTTGCAGGAACTGTTGTCACCACTATAG gttatGGTAACCTGTCCCCCAGCACAGTGGCAGGGCAGatcttctgtgtgttttatgCCTTATTCGGAGTGCCCCTCAACCTGGCCTTCCTTAATCAGTTGGGGAAAGGCCTCAACGCTCATCTGATTACCCTGGAAAGATGGGTGCAAAAGCCAGGCCGTACCCAG GTGGTTCAAACACTGGCAGTGGCCATCTTCCTGACCACTGGGACCTTGCTTTTTCTAGTGTTCCCACCATTGGTCTTCAGTTATGTAGAAGGCTGGAGCTACGGAGAAGGCTTTTACTTCACCTTCATCACCCTGAGCACCATTGGATTTGGGGACTACGTAGTAG GCACAAACCCCAACAAGCACTATATCCCAGTGTACAGGAGCCTAACTGCAATTTGGATTGTTTTTGGCTTGGCCTGGCTCGCTCTGGTCTTCAACGTGGGAGCTGACCTGATGGAAAAATTCCTTCAGCTAAAGTGGCACAAGCCTGACTTAAGCTTGGCAGAAGGAGCCGCCACCAAATTAGAAGATGAACCTGAACAGCCTAGAATCCACATCCCTAGCTGA